A single window of Ignavibacteriota bacterium DNA harbors:
- a CDS encoding TonB family protein encodes MLKITFLMSVIAVFSVAAQDGIVKTYYGKGKVSSRVSFVNDILEGESFWYYENGNIKTQKNYSNGKLNNSNRSYYESGLLKEEVHYTDGTLNGVSKFYYENGGLKEVRTYNFGKLISKSELEFDANYVAPYSAYEAGMNKKNFNSEDILCDADICPQPIGGIKEIEKNIIYPELAKKFNLEGKVLLAVLVGTKGESKKITVHKGLGLGCDEAAIEAVKKTRFIPGEKKGEVIETEILFSINFKLSENSETKFLTKTETDSVKSEVINKEISQKQFIICETEVCPKPVGGINELLKKIKYPSQAKRNNVSGEVEVETKINDLGFVISVTVTKGIGYGCDEAAKSAVIKTEFEPAVQNGKPVETTVKIMVPFILE; translated from the coding sequence TTACGGTAAGGGTAAAGTCAGTTCAAGAGTTTCTTTTGTAAATGATATTCTTGAAGGAGAATCCTTTTGGTATTACGAAAATGGAAATATTAAAACTCAAAAAAATTATTCAAACGGAAAACTAAATAATTCAAACAGAAGCTATTATGAATCCGGTCTATTAAAAGAAGAAGTTCATTATACGGACGGAACTTTAAATGGTGTAAGTAAATTTTATTATGAAAACGGCGGATTAAAAGAAGTTAGAACATATAATTTTGGGAAGTTGATTTCAAAATCTGAACTCGAATTTGATGCAAATTATGTTGCGCCTTATTCAGCATATGAAGCGGGAATGAACAAAAAGAATTTCAATAGTGAAGATATTCTTTGCGACGCCGATATTTGTCCTCAGCCGATAGGCGGAATTAAAGAAATAGAAAAAAATATTATTTATCCAGAACTCGCCAAAAAATTCAATTTGGAAGGCAAAGTTCTGCTTGCTGTTCTGGTTGGTACAAAAGGTGAATCAAAAAAGATTACCGTGCACAAAGGGCTCGGACTTGGATGTGATGAAGCCGCAATTGAAGCGGTGAAGAAAACACGATTTATTCCCGGTGAAAAAAAAGGTGAAGTAATAGAAACCGAGATATTATTTTCAATAAATTTTAAATTATCCGAAAATAGTGAAACAAAATTTTTGACAAAAACGGAAACTGATTCTGTTAAAAGTGAAGTAATAAATAAAGAAATATCCCAGAAACAATTTATAATTTGCGAAACAGAAGTTTGTCCAAAACCCGTTGGCGGAATAAACGAACTTTTGAAAAAAATAAAATATCCTTCACAAGCAAAAAGAAACAATGTAAGCGGAGAAGTTGAAGTTGAAACAAAAATTAATGATTTAGGATTTGTTATTAGTGTAACTGTAACTAAAGGGATTGGATATGGATGCGATGAAGCCGCAAAATCAGCTGTTATTAAAACTGAATTCGAACCGGCGGTTCAAAACGGAAAGCCGGTTGAAACAACTGTGAAAATTATGGTTCCGTTTATTTTAGAATAA
- a CDS encoding thioredoxin family protein — MNIGIKNFFGENKHGKIYSYSEYVKFYEEKIAITDIEKLSEHDKIYFEYSKLNLQRTNRIIKTFKPNPQLLEIINKFSSPQTWLVITEDWCGDSAQNLPYFVKHAEYNRNIEILIILRDSNLDAIDKYFNSPTSRAIPKIICFDRNGNELFNWGPRPKFAQDLVNQLKSEGFTKEKFNEQLHLWYGRNRGKELELEMINLFTGVLSKIL, encoded by the coding sequence ATGAACATTGGGATCAAAAATTTTTTTGGAGAAAATAAACATGGCAAAATATATTCTTATTCTGAATATGTGAAATTTTATGAAGAAAAAATTGCTATTACAGATATTGAGAAACTGTCAGAACATGATAAAATTTATTTTGAATATAGTAAATTAAATCTGCAGCGTACTAATAGAATTATAAAAACATTTAAACCAAATCCTCAGCTTCTTGAAATTATTAATAAATTTTCTTCTCCTCAAACTTGGCTGGTAATTACAGAAGACTGGTGCGGCGATTCTGCTCAAAATCTTCCGTATTTTGTTAAACACGCTGAGTATAACAGGAATATTGAAATTTTAATTATTCTTCGCGACAGTAACTTAGATGCAATTGATAAGTATTTTAATTCTCCAACATCGAGAGCAATTCCTAAAATAATATGTTTCGACAGAAATGGAAACGAACTGTTTAATTGGGGACCAAGACCAAAATTTGCCCAGGATTTAGTCAACCAATTAAAATCAGAAGGATTTACTAAAGAAAAATTTAACGAGCAGCTTCACCTTTGGTACGGCAGAAACCGAGGCAAAGAATTAGAGCTTGAAATGATAAATTTATTTACCGGAGTACTTTCAAAAATATTATAA
- a CDS encoding N-acetylmuramoyl-L-alanine amidase yields MLGNFGKSIILIFLLINISKVVAQKDNYISVVIPEEKITITNLSKYRVAANTLPGSNVTINDEKIKVYSSGAFVTLLKLEKGENKFEIISELNGKSVKEEFKIIREEKNLETTADDVLTIEDDLMMPKDDLWLNSGDILEVKIKGTPNGKATFLNGIAMIELPVSETNGIKGIYTGIYKVTDNDDYNDLPIAFKLEKDGKTFTKNSKSKISMIPAQLPRVGVTKGERPSLNYGLGTDRLGGSKLSFLEEGIKLIIDGKVGDQYRVKLADNLTSWISTDQVELQPIGTFLPNSLTDSWVAYGGKNFDKIIINLSEKLPFSTRQEINPTRIIVDIYGATSNSNWITQQLTTEGIKNLNYEQVENNLFRITIEPKRKQIWGYKIGYSDTALEIEIKKQPEILKFDKLSFVLDAGHGGDNNGALGATGLLEKNVTLDIVNRLEKMLIAKGARVNKTRDDDTYALNSARLKKVFNYDPDILISIHANSIGYNSDPVKISGTSTYYKYIAFRPLSVKIYEKMLELGLEPFGNVGNFNFYLNSPTELINVLVETAFMSNPNDEIKLMDSEFKDNICKKIIQGIQEFLYECEDNWN; encoded by the coding sequence TTGTTAGGAAATTTTGGTAAATCGATAATATTAATTTTTTTGTTAATAAATATTTCAAAAGTCGTTGCACAAAAAGATAATTACATCTCGGTAGTTATTCCTGAAGAAAAAATTACCATAACAAATCTTTCTAAATATCGCGTTGCGGCAAATACTTTGCCGGGAAGCAATGTTACAATAAATGATGAAAAAATAAAAGTATATAGTTCGGGCGCATTTGTAACATTGTTAAAATTGGAAAAAGGCGAAAATAAATTCGAAATAATATCTGAATTAAACGGTAAATCTGTAAAAGAAGAATTTAAGATTATTCGAGAAGAAAAAAATCTTGAAACTACAGCAGATGATGTATTGACTATTGAAGATGATCTAATGATGCCAAAAGATGATTTGTGGCTTAATTCAGGCGATATTTTGGAAGTGAAAATTAAAGGTACGCCGAACGGCAAAGCAACATTTTTAAATGGAATTGCAATGATAGAACTTCCGGTTTCTGAGACAAACGGTATTAAAGGTATTTACACAGGAATTTATAAGGTTACGGATAATGATGATTATAACGATTTACCAATAGCTTTTAAATTGGAAAAGGACGGAAAAACATTTACTAAAAATTCAAAATCAAAAATTTCAATGATACCTGCGCAGCTTCCAAGAGTAGGGGTTACAAAAGGCGAAAGACCATCATTAAATTATGGATTAGGTACTGATCGGCTAGGCGGATCAAAATTGTCCTTTTTGGAAGAGGGAATTAAATTAATTATTGATGGAAAAGTCGGAGACCAATATCGAGTAAAATTAGCTGATAACTTAACATCATGGATTTCTACAGATCAAGTGGAATTACAGCCTATAGGCACATTTTTACCAAATTCTCTGACAGATTCATGGGTGGCTTACGGCGGAAAGAATTTTGACAAAATAATTATAAATCTTAGTGAGAAACTGCCTTTTTCTACGCGGCAGGAAATCAATCCAACAAGAATTATTGTAGATATTTATGGTGCAACATCAAATAGCAATTGGATTACTCAGCAATTGACAACCGAGGGAATTAAAAATTTAAATTATGAACAAGTGGAAAATAATTTATTTAGAATAACAATTGAACCAAAAAGAAAACAAATTTGGGGATATAAAATCGGATATTCTGATACTGCGCTCGAAATTGAAATTAAAAAGCAACCTGAAATTTTAAAGTTCGATAAACTTTCTTTTGTTTTGGATGCGGGTCATGGCGGTGATAATAATGGAGCACTTGGCGCAACCGGATTACTTGAAAAAAACGTAACTTTGGATATTGTAAACAGACTTGAAAAAATGCTGATCGCAAAAGGTGCAAGAGTAAACAAAACTAGAGATGACGATACTTACGCATTGAACAGCGCAAGGCTGAAGAAAGTCTTTAATTATGATCCGGATATTCTAATAAGCATTCACGCAAATTCAATCGGCTATAATTCTGATCCCGTAAAAATTAGCGGAACTAGCACATATTACAAATATATTGCCTTTAGACCGCTATCAGTTAAAATTTATGAAAAAATGCTTGAACTTGGGTTGGAACCATTCGGTAATGTTGGTAATTTTAATTTTTATTTGAACTCGCCTACAGAATTAATAAATGTTTTAGTTGAAACAGCATTTATGTCAAATCCTAATGACGAAAT